From Planktothrix serta PCC 8927:
AAACCCGAATACTTAAGAAATCTGTAGGACAAGCTGTTTCACATCGTTTGCAACCAACACAATCCTGGGTGCGGGGAGAGGAAGCAACCTGAGCCGCTTTGCAACCATCCCAAGGAACCATCTCAAGGACGTCAGTGGGGCAAGCGCGAACGCACTGGGTACAGCCGATACAGGTATCGTAAATTTTGACTGAATGAGACATTGAATGATTTCTCCAGTAGATATCAAAATGTTACAAGTTCTGCCCTGAATACAGGTTAGAAGTCCAGCGTGATATGACACTCCTCCGAATTTAATTCGACGGA
This genomic window contains:
- the psaC gene encoding photosystem I iron-sulfur center protein PsaC codes for the protein MSHSVKIYDTCIGCTQCVRACPTDVLEMVPWDGCKAAQVASSPRTQDCVGCKRCETACPTDFLSIRVYLGAETTRSMGLAY